A stretch of the Porifericola rhodea genome encodes the following:
- a CDS encoding DNA-formamidopyrimidine glycosylase family protein — translation MPELPEVATFEKYLRHTALHKKITEVEVEDERVVLCTADELREGLIGQTFEQTQRIGKHLLISLSSGQYLSMHFGMTGRLRYFKDREDTPRFTKVLFSLEDGYHLSYVCPRILGRLGLTSDVQAYSKKKKLGEDALKISHESFAKKLKKRKGLIKPILMNQSVVAGLGNWIVDDMLYQTGLHPETPMVALEETHIKSLYDKMQYIIRTAIDLETRYDEFPKHFLITHREEGAKSTLYDGDIIRMVVNGRGTYICPVGQKLKV, via the coding sequence ATGCCCGAATTACCAGAAGTAGCCACCTTTGAGAAGTATTTAAGACATACGGCATTGCACAAAAAAATTACAGAGGTAGAAGTAGAAGATGAAAGAGTGGTACTTTGCACAGCTGATGAGCTTCGTGAAGGACTAATTGGCCAGACATTTGAGCAAACCCAACGCATTGGTAAGCACCTGCTGATCAGCCTTAGCAGTGGTCAGTATCTGAGTATGCATTTCGGGATGACTGGTAGACTGAGATATTTTAAAGACAGAGAAGATACACCACGCTTTACAAAAGTACTGTTTTCTCTGGAGGATGGTTACCACCTCAGCTATGTATGTCCCCGTATATTGGGTCGCCTGGGCCTTACCTCAGATGTACAGGCTTACAGCAAAAAAAAGAAACTTGGAGAAGATGCACTCAAGATTAGTCATGAAAGCTTTGCTAAAAAGCTAAAAAAAAGGAAAGGCCTGATAAAACCTATACTGATGAACCAGAGTGTAGTGGCCGGCTTAGGTAATTGGATTGTAGACGATATGTTATACCAGACCGGGTTGCACCCTGAAACACCAATGGTTGCCCTCGAGGAAACACACATTAAATCGCTGTACGACAAGATGCAGTACATCATCAGGACGGCGATAGATCTTGAAACACGCTATGATGAATTTCCTAAGCACTTTTTGATTACTCACCGGGAGGAAGGAGCTAAAAGTACGCTTTACGATGGCGATATTATCCGTATGGTAGTTAATGGGCGTGGCACCTACATTTGTCCGGTAGGTCAAAAACTGAAGGTATAA
- a CDS encoding M1 family metallopeptidase: MKHTHTILSICIAFFLLSSIPQAHAQGSGYWQQKAEYSMEIDMNVENHQFQGTQELVYYNNSPDTLSQVFYHLYFNAFQPGSMMDVRSRTIEDPDRRVRDRILYLKDDEIGYQRVESLKQDGKDVSYKVVGTILEVQLNKPILPGQKSTFKMDFSAQVPLQVRRSGRDNAEGIDYSMSQWYPKMAEYDYEGWHANPYIGREFHGVWGSYDVKISIDSSYVVAATGYLQNPQEIGHGYQQKGQKIKRPKGEKITYHFQADNVHDFMWAADPDYKHVIAQVPNGPSLHFFYQEDSLTTNWNVLPEYTVKAFQYVSANFGKYPYDKYSVVQGGDGGMEYPMATLITGHRSLQSLVGVTVHEMLHSWYQGVLGTNESLYSWMDEGFTSYASNLTMAHLFGRESSSSAQIHGGSYGGYYGLVNSGKEEPMTTHSDHYNTNAAYGRAAYSKGAVFLEQLSYVIGRETFMKGMKRYFNEWKFKHPNPTNFKRIMEKESGLELDWYLEYFVNTTETIDYGIKSLEPRGETTHVTLERVNRMPMPLDVLVTYKNGEQELFYIPLRVMRGEKQNETSTPRAVLEDWPWVFPTYLMQIPQSLDNIERIEIDTSQRMADINRSNNVYPDANNIRFGNSVE; this comes from the coding sequence TAGCATTTTTCCTGCTATCGTCTATACCTCAGGCCCATGCCCAGGGTTCTGGCTATTGGCAGCAGAAGGCAGAATACAGTATGGAAATTGATATGAATGTAGAAAATCATCAGTTTCAGGGCACTCAGGAACTGGTATATTATAACAACTCTCCAGATACACTCAGCCAGGTATTTTACCATCTATATTTTAATGCCTTTCAGCCCGGTAGTATGATGGACGTACGTTCGCGTACTATTGAAGATCCAGACCGCAGGGTAAGAGACCGTATCTTGTACCTTAAAGATGATGAAATAGGCTACCAGCGAGTGGAGTCTCTAAAGCAGGATGGTAAAGATGTATCTTACAAAGTAGTAGGTACCATATTGGAAGTCCAGTTAAACAAGCCCATTTTGCCAGGGCAAAAGTCAACTTTTAAAATGGACTTTTCTGCGCAGGTGCCTTTACAGGTCCGCCGCTCCGGCCGAGACAATGCGGAGGGTATAGACTATTCTATGTCGCAGTGGTATCCTAAAATGGCTGAGTACGATTATGAAGGCTGGCATGCCAATCCCTATATTGGTCGCGAGTTTCATGGAGTGTGGGGTAGTTATGATGTTAAAATATCTATAGACTCTTCGTATGTGGTGGCAGCAACGGGCTACCTTCAGAACCCTCAGGAAATCGGTCATGGCTATCAGCAAAAAGGTCAAAAAATTAAAAGACCGAAAGGAGAGAAAATCACATACCACTTTCAGGCAGACAATGTGCACGATTTTATGTGGGCCGCTGACCCTGACTACAAACATGTTATCGCTCAGGTACCAAATGGGCCTAGCCTACACTTCTTTTATCAGGAAGACTCTCTAACCACAAACTGGAACGTATTACCGGAGTATACGGTAAAAGCTTTTCAATATGTGAGTGCAAACTTTGGCAAATACCCTTATGATAAATATTCGGTAGTGCAGGGCGGAGATGGAGGTATGGAATACCCTATGGCCACGTTAATTACCGGGCATCGCTCGCTGCAAAGCCTGGTAGGAGTTACCGTTCATGAGATGCTACACAGCTGGTATCAGGGTGTGCTGGGTACTAACGAAAGCCTCTATTCCTGGATGGACGAAGGTTTTACCTCCTATGCCAGTAACCTGACTATGGCGCATCTTTTTGGGAGAGAAAGTAGTAGCTCTGCCCAAATTCATGGTGGCTCCTACGGTGGATATTATGGGTTGGTAAACTCTGGCAAAGAAGAGCCAATGACTACCCACTCCGATCATTACAATACAAATGCCGCGTATGGAAGAGCTGCCTATTCTAAAGGAGCTGTGTTTCTGGAGCAGCTAAGCTATGTTATAGGTAGGGAAACTTTTATGAAAGGGATGAAACGCTACTTTAATGAGTGGAAGTTCAAGCACCCTAACCCTACGAACTTTAAGCGTATTATGGAAAAAGAGTCAGGGCTAGAACTGGACTGGTATCTGGAATACTTTGTAAATACTACTGAGACTATTGATTATGGTATTAAGTCTTTGGAACCCAGAGGAGAAACTACGCATGTTACTTTAGAACGTGTAAACAGGATGCCCATGCCACTGGATGTTTTGGTTACCTACAAGAATGGTGAGCAGGAGCTTTTCTACATTCCTTTGCGCGTAATGAGAGGAGAAAAACAAAATGAAACATCTACACCACGTGCAGTACTTGAAGACTGGCCCTGGGTGTTCCCTACCTATCTGATGCAGATTCCGCAAAGTCTGGATAACATTGAGCGCATAGAAATTGATACAAGCCAGAGAATGGCGGATATTAACCGGAGCAATAATGTATATCCGGATGCAAATAACATCCGTTTTGGTAATAGTGTTGAATAA
- a CDS encoding lipoprotein signal peptidase: protein MKYYKYYLLSIGIIILDQVVKLLVHFNMDMGIVGQIPVFGDWFKLHYTLNPGMAFGMQIGSEYGKLILTLFRLVAMVGIGYYLYMLAKKGVHQGLLWSVALILGGAIGNVVDSALYGVLLDNAPYDAATPWFHGQVIDMFYIDIWEGRVAEWVPIWGGDYMALWPIFNIADASIFVGVAIILIMQNKFFGEEHDTTEEVSEVETSSQQRYENQ from the coding sequence GTGAAGTATTACAAGTATTATCTGCTTAGCATAGGCATTATCATATTAGACCAGGTGGTTAAGTTGTTGGTGCATTTTAATATGGATATGGGTATTGTTGGGCAGATTCCGGTTTTTGGCGATTGGTTCAAGCTTCATTATACGCTCAACCCAGGTATGGCCTTTGGAATGCAGATTGGTTCTGAATATGGCAAGCTTATTCTTACCCTCTTTCGTCTGGTAGCTATGGTAGGTATTGGCTATTACCTCTATATGCTGGCCAAAAAAGGTGTACACCAGGGTTTACTCTGGTCTGTAGCTTTAATCTTAGGCGGAGCAATAGGGAATGTAGTAGATAGTGCCCTTTATGGCGTACTACTGGATAACGCTCCTTATGATGCGGCTACACCCTGGTTTCATGGGCAGGTAATTGATATGTTTTATATTGATATCTGGGAGGGACGAGTAGCAGAGTGGGTACCTATTTGGGGAGGAGACTATATGGCTCTCTGGCCTATTTTTAACATAGCAGATGCTTCTATTTTTGTAGGCGTAGCTATTATCCTGATCATGCAAAACAAATTTTTTGGTGAAGAACATGACACTACTGAAGAAGTAAGCGAAGTAGAGACCAGCTCACAGCAACGTTACGAAAATCAGTAA